The following proteins are co-located in the Callithrix jacchus isolate 240 chromosome 10, calJac240_pri, whole genome shotgun sequence genome:
- the ART5 gene encoding ecto-ADP-ribosyltransferase 5 isoform X3, whose product MALAGLLIALGCLGLQAFWQAQAVPILPLGLAPDTFDDAYVGCAEEMEKKAVPLLKEEMAHHALLRESWEAAQAAWEHRQRGLTLPPGFKAHHGIAIMVYTNSSNTLYWELNQAVRLGGGSRELYMRHFPFKALHFYLIRALQLLRGDGGCSRGSGEVVFRGVGSLRFEPKRLGDSVRLGQFASSSLDKSVARRFGNATLFSLTTCFGAPIQALSVFPKEREVLIPPHEVFLVTRFSQDGAQSLVTLWSYNQTCSHFNCAFLGGEKRQGCVSAPGALGTGDLHMKKRRLQKPREARTWFQTQS is encoded by the exons ATGGCGCTGGCTGGTCTGTTGATCGCCCtgggctgcctcggcctccaagcCTTCTGGCAG GCCCAGGCTGTTCCCATCCTGCCCCTGGGCCTGGCTCCAGACACCTTTGATGATGCCTATGTGGGTTGTGCAGAGGAGATGGAGAAGAAGGCAGTCCCCTTGCTGAAGGAGGAAATggcccaccatgccctgctgcgGGAATCCTGGGAGGCAGCCCAGGCGGCCTGGGAGCACAGGCAACGAGGGCTCACCTTGCCTCCCGGCTTCAAAGCCCATCATGGAATAGCCATTATGGTCTACACCAACTCATCTAACACCTTGTACTGGGAGTTAAATCAGGCCGTGCGGTTGGGCGGAGGCTCCCGGGAGCTCTACATGAGGCACTTTCCCTTCAAGGCCTTGCATTTCTACCTGATCCGGGCCCTGCAGCTGCTTCGAGGCGATGGGGGCTGCAGCAGGGGGTCTGGGGAGGTGGTGTTCCGAGGTGTGGGCAGCCTTCgctttgaacccaagaggctcGGGGACTCTGTCCGCTTAGGCCAGTTTGCCTCCAGCTCCCTGGATAAGTCAGTGGCCCGCAGATTTGGTAATGCCACCCTCTTCTCTCTAACAACTTGCTTTGGGGCCCCTATCCAGGCCTTGTCTGTCTTTCCCAAGGAGCGTGAGGTGTTGATTCCCCCCCATGAAGTCTTCTTGGTTACCAGATTCTCCCAGGATGGAGCCCAGAGCCTGGTGACTCTCTGGAGCTATAATCAGACCTGTAGCCACTTTAACTGCGCCTTTCTGGGTG GGGAGAAGAGGCAGGGCTGTGTGTCTGCACCAG GAGCCCTGGGAACGGGTGACCTTCATATGAAGAAGAGGCGCCTCCAGAAGCCTCGAGAAGCAAGAACATGGTTCCAGACCCAGTCCTAG
- the ART5 gene encoding ecto-ADP-ribosyltransferase 5 isoform X2 → MALAGLLIALGCLGLQAFWQAQAVPILPLGLAPDTFDDAYVGCAEEMEKKAVPLLKEEMAHHALLRESWEAAQAAWEHRQRGLTLPPGFKAHHGIAIMVYTNSSNTLYWELNQAVRLGGGSRELYMRHFPFKALHFYLIRALQLLRGDGGCSRGSGEVVFRGVGSLRFEPKRLGDSVRLGQFASSSLDKSVARRFGNATLFSLTTCFGAPIQALSVFPKEREVLIPPHEVFLVTRFSQDGAQSLVTLWSYNQTCSHFNCAFLGGEKRQGCVSAPGVQPESQSEGAFFLPPWKTLPLAPGEFQLSGIGP, encoded by the exons ATGGCGCTGGCTGGTCTGTTGATCGCCCtgggctgcctcggcctccaagcCTTCTGGCAG GCCCAGGCTGTTCCCATCCTGCCCCTGGGCCTGGCTCCAGACACCTTTGATGATGCCTATGTGGGTTGTGCAGAGGAGATGGAGAAGAAGGCAGTCCCCTTGCTGAAGGAGGAAATggcccaccatgccctgctgcgGGAATCCTGGGAGGCAGCCCAGGCGGCCTGGGAGCACAGGCAACGAGGGCTCACCTTGCCTCCCGGCTTCAAAGCCCATCATGGAATAGCCATTATGGTCTACACCAACTCATCTAACACCTTGTACTGGGAGTTAAATCAGGCCGTGCGGTTGGGCGGAGGCTCCCGGGAGCTCTACATGAGGCACTTTCCCTTCAAGGCCTTGCATTTCTACCTGATCCGGGCCCTGCAGCTGCTTCGAGGCGATGGGGGCTGCAGCAGGGGGTCTGGGGAGGTGGTGTTCCGAGGTGTGGGCAGCCTTCgctttgaacccaagaggctcGGGGACTCTGTCCGCTTAGGCCAGTTTGCCTCCAGCTCCCTGGATAAGTCAGTGGCCCGCAGATTTGGTAATGCCACCCTCTTCTCTCTAACAACTTGCTTTGGGGCCCCTATCCAGGCCTTGTCTGTCTTTCCCAAGGAGCGTGAGGTGTTGATTCCCCCCCATGAAGTCTTCTTGGTTACCAGATTCTCCCAGGATGGAGCCCAGAGCCTGGTGACTCTCTGGAGCTATAATCAGACCTGTAGCCACTTTAACTGCGCCTTTCTGGGTG GGGAGAAGAGGCAGGGCTGTGTGTCTGCACCAG GGGTGCAGCCAGAGTCACAATCTGAGGGTGCCTTCTTTCTGCCTCCCTGGAAGACCCTGCCCTTGGCCCCTGGGGAGTTCCAGCTCTCAGGGATTGGGCCCTGA
- the ART5 gene encoding ecto-ADP-ribosyltransferase 5 isoform X1 codes for MALAGLLIALGCLGLQAFWQAQAVPILPLGLAPDTFDDAYVGCAEEMEKKAVPLLKEEMAHHALLRESWEAAQAAWEHRQRGLTLPPGFKAHHGIAIMVYTNSSNTLYWELNQAVRLGGGSRELYMRHFPFKALHFYLIRALQLLRGDGGCSRGSGEVVFRGVGSLRFEPKRLGDSVRLGQFASSSLDKSVARRFGNATLFSLTTCFGAPIQALSVFPKEREVLIPPHEVFLVTRFSQDGAQSLVTLWSYNQTCSHFNCAFLGGEKRQGCVSAPAGVQPESQSEGAFFLPPWKTLPLAPGEFQLSGIGP; via the exons ATGGCGCTGGCTGGTCTGTTGATCGCCCtgggctgcctcggcctccaagcCTTCTGGCAG GCCCAGGCTGTTCCCATCCTGCCCCTGGGCCTGGCTCCAGACACCTTTGATGATGCCTATGTGGGTTGTGCAGAGGAGATGGAGAAGAAGGCAGTCCCCTTGCTGAAGGAGGAAATggcccaccatgccctgctgcgGGAATCCTGGGAGGCAGCCCAGGCGGCCTGGGAGCACAGGCAACGAGGGCTCACCTTGCCTCCCGGCTTCAAAGCCCATCATGGAATAGCCATTATGGTCTACACCAACTCATCTAACACCTTGTACTGGGAGTTAAATCAGGCCGTGCGGTTGGGCGGAGGCTCCCGGGAGCTCTACATGAGGCACTTTCCCTTCAAGGCCTTGCATTTCTACCTGATCCGGGCCCTGCAGCTGCTTCGAGGCGATGGGGGCTGCAGCAGGGGGTCTGGGGAGGTGGTGTTCCGAGGTGTGGGCAGCCTTCgctttgaacccaagaggctcGGGGACTCTGTCCGCTTAGGCCAGTTTGCCTCCAGCTCCCTGGATAAGTCAGTGGCCCGCAGATTTGGTAATGCCACCCTCTTCTCTCTAACAACTTGCTTTGGGGCCCCTATCCAGGCCTTGTCTGTCTTTCCCAAGGAGCGTGAGGTGTTGATTCCCCCCCATGAAGTCTTCTTGGTTACCAGATTCTCCCAGGATGGAGCCCAGAGCCTGGTGACTCTCTGGAGCTATAATCAGACCTGTAGCCACTTTAACTGCGCCTTTCTGGGTG GGGAGAAGAGGCAGGGCTGTGTGTCTGCACCAG cAGGGGTGCAGCCAGAGTCACAATCTGAGGGTGCCTTCTTTCTGCCTCCCTGGAAGACCCTGCCCTTGGCCCCTGGGGAGTTCCAGCTCTCAGGGATTGGGCCCTGA
- the ART1 gene encoding GPI-linked NAD(P)(+)--arginine ADP-ribosyltransferase 1, with product MQMPAMMSLLLVSVGLMEALQAQSHSITRRDLFSQEMPLDMALTSFDDQYAGCATAMTAALLDLNHTEFQANKVYAEGWALASSQWQERQAWGPEWSLSPTRSPPPPPGFRDEHGVALLAYTANSPLHKEFNAAVREAGRSRAHYLQHFSFKTLHFLLTEALQLLGRRQHPPRCHQVFRGVNGLRFRPAGPGATVRLGGFASASLKNVAAQQFGEDTFFGIWTCLGAPIKGYSFFPGEEEVLIPPFETFQVINASRPAQGPARIYLRALGRRSTYNCEYIKDKKCKSAPCRLDNSAMGQSPFSAVWALLLLLWFLTVRPFPDGPGFL from the exons ATGCAGATGCCTGCCATGATGTCTCTGCTTCTTGTGTCTGTGGGCCTCATGGAAGCACTTCAG GCCCAGAGTCACTCCATCACACGTCGAGACCTCTTCTCTCAAGAGATGCCACTGGACATGGCCCTGACCTCCTTTGATGACCAGTACGCTGGCTGTGCCACCGCCATGACAGCTGCTCTCCTGGATCTCAACCACACGGAGTTCCAGGCCAACAAGGTATATGCAGAAGGCTGGGCACTGGCAAGCAGCCAATGGCAGGAGCGCCAGGCCTGGGGTCCAGAGTGGAGCCTCAGCCCTACCCGTTCACCCCCGCCACCTCCAGGCTTCCGCGATGAGCATGGGGTAGCCCTCCTGGCCTACACAGCCAACAGCCCCCTGCACAAGGAGTTCAATGCAGCAGTGCGTGAGGCGGGCCGCTCCCGGGCCCACTACCTCCAACACTTCTCCTTCAAGACACTCCATTTCCTGCTGACAGAGGCCCTGCAGCTGCTGGGAAGGAGGCAGCATCCACCCCGGTGCCACCAGGTGTTCCGAGGCGTGAATGGCCTGCGCTTCCGACCAGCAGGGCCTGGGGCCACTGTTAGGCTGGGGGGCtttgcctccgcctccctgaaGAATGTTGCAGCCCAGCAGTTTGGTGAGGACACCTTCTTTGGCATCTGGACCTGCCTTGGGGCCCCTATCAAGGGCTACTCCTTCTTCCCTGGAGAGGAAGAGGTGCTGATCCCCCCCTTTGAGACCTTCCAAGTGATCAATGCCAGCAGACCGGCCCAGGGGCCTGCCCGCATCTACCTCCGGGCCCTGGGCAGGCGCAGCACCTACAACTGCGAGTACATCAAAG ACAAGAAGTGCAAGTCTGCGCCTTGCCGTCTAGATAATTCAG CCATGGGACAGAGCCCCTTCTCTGCAGTCTGGGCTCTGCTGCTACTGCTCTGGTTCCTCACGGTGAGGCCCTTTCCAGACGGTCCAGGCTTCCTTTGA
- the CHRNA10 gene encoding neuronal acetylcholine receptor subunit alpha-10, translating to MGLRSHHLSLGLLLLFLLPPECLGAEGRLALKLFRDLFTNYTSALRPVADTDQTLNVTLEVTLSQIIDMDERNQVLTLYLWIRQEWTDAYLRWDPNAYGGLDAIRIPSSLVWRPDIVLYNKADAQPPGSASTNVVLRHDGAVRWDAPAITRSSCRVDVAAFPFDAQRCGLTFGSWTHGGHQLDVRPRGAAASLADFVENVEWRVLGMPARRRVLTYGCCSEPYPDVTFTLLLRRRAAAYVCNLLLPCVLISLLAPLAFHLPADSGEKVSLGVTVLLALTVFQLLLAESMPPAESVPLIGKYYMATMTMVTFSTALTILIMNLHYCGPSARPVPAWARALLLGHLARGLCVRERGQPCGQSRPPESSPIPEPPEGGAGHPEGPCHEPRCLCHQEALLRHVATIANTFHSHRAAQRCHEDWKRLARVMDRFFLGIFFSMALVMSLLVLVQAL from the exons ATGGGGCTCCGGagccaccacctcagcctgggccttCTGTTGCTGTTTCTACTCCCTCCAG AGTGCCTGGGAGCTGAGGGCCGGCTGGCTCTCAAGCTGTTCCGTGACCTCTTCACCAATTACACAAGTGCCTTGAGACCTGTGGCAGACACAGACCAGACTCTGAATGTGACCCTGGAGGTGACACTGTCCCAGATCATCGACATG GATGAACGGAACCAGGTACTGACTCTGTACCTGTGGATACGGCAGGAGTGGACAGATGCCTACCTTCGATGGGACCCCAATGCCTATGGTGGCCTGGATGCCATCCGCATCCCCAGCAGTCTTGTGTGGAGGCCAGACATCGTACTCTATAACAA GGCGGATGCGCAGCCGCCAGGCTCCGCCAGCACCAACGTGGTTCTGCGCCACGACGGCGCCGTGCGCTGGGACGCGCCGGCCATCACGCGCAGCTCGTGCCGCGTGGACGTGGCGGCCTTCCCGTTCGACGCCCAGCGCTGCGGCCTGACGTTCGGCTCCTGGACCCACGGCGGGCACCAGTTGGATGTGCGGCCGCGCGGCGCCGCCGCCAGCCTGGCGGACTTCGTGGAGAACGTGGAGTGGCGCGTGCTAGGCATGCCGGCGCGACGGCGCGTGCTCACCTACGGCTGCTGCTCCGAGCCCTACCCTGACGTCACCTTCACGCTGCTGCTGCGCCGCCGCGCCGCCGCCTATGTGTGCAACCTGCTGCTGCCCTGCGTGCTCATCTCGCTGCTCGCGCCGCTCGCCTTCCACCTGCCCGCCGACTCTGGCGAGAAGGTGTCTCTGGGCGTCACCGTGCTGCTGGCGCTGACCGTCTTCCAGCTGCTGCTGGCCGAGAGCATGCCGCCGGCCGAGAGTGTGCCGCTCATTG GGAAGTACTACATGGCTACTATGACCATGGTCACATTCTCGACAGCACTCACCATCCTTATCATGAACCTGCATTATTGTGGTCCCAGTGCCCGCCCAGTGCCAGCCTGGGCTAGGGCCCTCCTGCTGGGACACCTGGCACGGGGCCTGTGTGTGCGGGAAAGAGGACAGCCCTGTGGGCAGTCCAGGCCACCTGAGTCATCCCCTATCCCTGAGCCTCCTGAGGGAGGGGCTGGCCACCCAGAGGGCCCTTGCCATGAGCCACGGTGTCTGTGCCACCAGGAAGCCCTGCTGCGCCATGTAGCCACCATTGCCAATACCTTCCACAGCCACCGAGCTGCCCAGCGCTGCCATGAGGACTGGAAGCGCCTTGCCCGTGTGATGGACCGCTTCTTCCTGGGCATCTTCTTCTCCATGGCCCTGGTCATGAGCCTCCTGGTGCTGGTGCAGGCCCTGTGA